A window from Actinomycetospora corticicola encodes these proteins:
- a CDS encoding endonuclease/exonuclease/phosphatase family protein, producing the protein MSTTARPPSAGPDAAGPAWRSRPADAPWHRLPRPSGRRSRRRLLGAVVATALAVVVLLPDEFGLDRVLPFAVFAALRLPLAVGTWVLGVGLLALRPRWWPLLAPVLAVAVLAVALVVPRAIPSTGPPPGGTELTVLELNSFEGHADPRAIAATALRAGADLVVLPEAGDRMRRSLAGLLPGWRTWTNVPPSAAEVRGIVVAGSPRAGDVSARRLDGDTRYPWAEVSGGILGPTRLVAVHLVSVVPQWIGYWPGELEMLQRWCAAPGPAVVVGDLNASPDHSAFRAGTAGCTDAGTATGGSLIGTWNSGVPRWLGTQIDHVLTRTAPDGSGPRPRSLEVLDLPGSDHRGLLVRLRL; encoded by the coding sequence ATGTCCACGACCGCGCGACCGCCGTCCGCCGGTCCGGACGCGGCGGGTCCCGCCTGGCGGTCCCGGCCCGCGGACGCCCCGTGGCACCGGCTGCCGCGGCCGTCCGGCCGGCGGTCCCGGCGGCGCCTGCTCGGCGCGGTGGTGGCGACCGCCCTCGCGGTCGTCGTGCTCCTGCCCGATGAGTTCGGACTCGACCGCGTCCTGCCCTTCGCGGTGTTCGCGGCCCTGCGGCTGCCGCTCGCCGTCGGGACGTGGGTGCTCGGGGTGGGGCTGCTGGCGCTGCGGCCGCGGTGGTGGCCCCTGCTCGCCCCGGTGCTGGCGGTGGCCGTGCTCGCGGTGGCCCTGGTGGTCCCGCGCGCGATCCCGTCGACCGGACCGCCCCCGGGCGGCACGGAGCTCACCGTCCTGGAGCTGAACTCGTTCGAGGGGCACGCCGACCCGCGGGCGATCGCGGCCACGGCCCTGCGCGCGGGGGCCGACCTCGTCGTGCTGCCCGAGGCCGGGGACCGGATGCGGCGGTCGCTGGCCGGGCTGCTGCCGGGCTGGCGGACCTGGACGAACGTGCCGCCCTCGGCCGCCGAGGTGCGCGGCATCGTCGTGGCCGGCTCGCCGCGGGCCGGGGACGTGTCGGCGCGGCGCCTCGACGGCGACACCCGCTACCCCTGGGCGGAGGTCAGCGGCGGCATCCTCGGCCCGACCCGCCTCGTGGCGGTGCACCTGGTGTCCGTGGTGCCGCAGTGGATCGGCTACTGGCCCGGGGAGCTGGAGATGCTGCAGCGCTGGTGTGCGGCCCCGGGGCCGGCCGTGGTCGTGGGCGATCTCAACGCCTCGCCGGACCACTCCGCGTTCCGGGCCGGGACGGCGGGCTGCACGGACGCGGGGACCGCGACCGGCGGTTCGCTCATCGGCACCTGGAACAGCGGGGTACCCCGGTGGCTGGGGACCCAGATCGACCACGTGCTGACGCGGACTGCGCCGGACGGTTCAGGGCCGCGTCCGCGGTCGCTCGAGGTCCTCGACCTCCCCGGCAGTGACCACCGCGGGCTGCTCGTGCGTCTGCGGCTGTAG